A window of Belonocnema kinseyi isolate 2016_QV_RU_SX_M_011 chromosome 9, B_treatae_v1, whole genome shotgun sequence contains these coding sequences:
- the LOC117180456 gene encoding extensin-like, with protein MTEKRVGNKKAQSRLKGEMTESSDRQAKLPEALPHIHMDVPLPPNFQMRQNPLQVSVVVRYDPTILPIQIPPPTSPPQPSATSSISTSSSSLPSPPLPPQHSPLQPPLPQRRPLASPPQVSLALPSTSYSRHTPPMPCKQVSLSSRPPTSSPTLSSQQTPQVQRAQISLASRPPPYSPTLSHKNAFHARPRALDERYRTPSNGTH; from the exons ATGACAGAGAAGAGagtgggaaataaaaaa GCTCAAAGTCGTTTAAAAGGTGAGATGACTGAGAGCTCCGATAGGCAGGCGAAGCTTCCAGAAGCTCTTCCACATATTCATATGGACGTGCCGCTACcaccaaattttcaaatgagGCAGAATCCACTGCAG GTGTCAGTGGTAGTCAGATATGACCCAACCATACTACCAATCCAAATCCCGCCGCCAACGTCACCGCCTCAACCATCGGCGACATCGTCGATTTCTACGTCCTCATCGTCATTGCCATCGCCGCCACTACCACCACAGCATTCGCCATTGCAGCCACCGCTACCACAGCGTAGGCCGCTGGCATCACCGCCGCAGGTTTCATTAGCATTGCCCTCGACATCCTATTCACGTCATACTCCACCGATGCCGTGTAAACAAGTCTCCTTGTCATCCCGTCCTCCAACTAGCTCACCCACCTTATCGTCACAACAAACTCCGCAGGTCCAGCGTGCACAAATCTCCTTGGCGTCCCGTCCTCCACCCTACTCACCTACCTTATCGCATAAGAATGCATTCCATGCGAGGCCTCGTGCGCTTGATGAACGTTATCGGACACCCTCAAATGGAACACATTAG